The following are encoded together in the Methylorubrum sp. B1-46 genome:
- the puhC gene encoding photosynthetic complex assembly protein PuhC, whose translation MPVELNFRRQPEKPPSQRPALLAVAALLGVALTAVALGRGQEPVPEERPARPIQTLAFHAEDQPDGAIDLRSAERGTLVARIEPGQDGFIRGTLRGLAQARQREGQSREPPFTLTRFDNGTLSLEDGATGRQVPLLAFGPSNAKAFARLLPGTELR comes from the coding sequence ATGCCCGTCGAGCTGAACTTCCGCAGACAACCGGAGAAACCGCCGTCTCAGCGGCCGGCGCTGCTGGCCGTCGCGGCCCTGCTCGGGGTGGCTCTGACCGCAGTGGCCCTCGGCCGCGGGCAGGAGCCGGTGCCGGAGGAGCGTCCGGCCCGCCCGATCCAGACTCTGGCCTTCCACGCCGAGGACCAACCGGACGGCGCCATCGATCTGCGCAGCGCCGAACGCGGAACGCTGGTCGCCCGGATCGAGCCGGGGCAGGACGGTTTCATCCGCGGGACCCTGCGCGGGCTCGCCCAGGCCCGGCAGCGCGAGGGCCAGAGCCGCGAGCCGCCCTTCACCCTCACGCGATTCGACAACGGGACGTTGTCGTTGGAGGATGGGGCCACCGGGCGGCAAGTGCCGCTGCTGGCCTTCGGTCCTTCGAACGCGAAGGCGTTCGCCCGCCTGCTGCCCGGCACAGAGCTGCGGTGA
- the puhB gene encoding photosynthetic complex putative assembly protein PuhB — translation MSESDFLPEGTLRGLPGPLPPGERILWRGAPTLSGVLLRAFHARLVMAWFAGTATMLAVGATATAGPARALTVAGTTLLIGLLALGLLTFLAWLVHRTTVYTLTDRRMVLHVGIALPITLNLPLARIESADLRLFSDGSGDIPLLLPPGERVAYLHLWPHARPWRVSRPEPMLRSVPDARSVAALLAPALAAQAGGLAKDPARTGEPATVTGRASATSGGLAAAGAR, via the coding sequence ATGAGCGAGTCGGATTTCCTGCCCGAGGGGACGCTGCGCGGCCTGCCCGGTCCGCTCCCGCCGGGGGAGCGCATCCTGTGGCGCGGCGCCCCGACGCTTTCCGGCGTGCTGCTACGCGCCTTCCACGCCCGGCTCGTCATGGCGTGGTTTGCCGGCACCGCCACGATGCTGGCGGTCGGCGCCACCGCGACCGCTGGGCCGGCGCGCGCACTCACCGTGGCCGGTACGACCCTGCTGATCGGTCTCCTGGCTCTCGGGCTGCTGACCTTCCTCGCATGGCTCGTCCATCGCACCACGGTCTACACGCTCACCGATCGGCGCATGGTGCTGCATGTCGGCATCGCTCTCCCGATCACCCTCAACCTGCCGCTGGCCCGGATCGAGTCGGCGGATTTGAGACTGTTCTCGGACGGCAGCGGTGACATTCCGCTGCTTTTGCCGCCCGGCGAGCGGGTCGCTTACCTCCATCTGTGGCCGCATGCCCGCCCCTGGCGGGTGAGCCGCCCGGAGCCGATGCTGCGCTCCGTGCCCGATGCCCGGAGCGTAGCGGCCCTGCTCGCGCCCGCGCTTGCGGCGCAGGCCGGCGGTCTGGCCAAAGACCCGGCGCGCACCGGTGAGCCCGCCACCGTCACCGGTCGGGCGAGCGCTACATCCGGCGGTCTCGCCGCCGCCGGAGCGCGGTAG
- the puhA gene encoding photosynthetic reaction center subunit H, whose protein sequence is MPRGEITGYIDVAQVTLYAFWIFFAGLVFYLRREDRREGYPLENEAAGRLKSPDPILIPTPKAFHLSSGHTMYAPQTNVAYDANVPSARREVFPGAPYFRTDTSLQAGVGPGSWVPRHDEHDRTWDAQYRIVPLRVADAFVVHEDGPNPIGMPVFGADRQVAGTVVDLWVDRGESFVRYYEVELGTGGRRVLMPVTFCTTGRFSRTVKTEALLAAQFADIPGIKDPDSVTLLEEERIMAYFGAGTLYASPARQEPIL, encoded by the coding sequence ATGCCCAGAGGCGAGATCACCGGTTACATCGACGTCGCTCAGGTCACGCTCTACGCGTTCTGGATCTTCTTTGCGGGCCTCGTCTTCTACCTGCGCCGCGAGGATCGGCGCGAGGGCTACCCGCTCGAGAACGAGGCCGCCGGCCGCCTGAAGAGCCCCGACCCGATTCTGATCCCGACGCCGAAGGCGTTCCACCTGTCGAGCGGCCACACGATGTACGCGCCGCAGACCAATGTCGCCTATGACGCGAACGTGCCGAGCGCCCGCCGCGAGGTCTTCCCCGGCGCCCCCTACTTCCGCACCGACACCTCGCTGCAGGCCGGCGTCGGCCCCGGCTCCTGGGTGCCGCGCCACGACGAGCACGACCGGACCTGGGACGCGCAATACCGCATCGTCCCCCTGCGCGTCGCCGACGCCTTCGTCGTCCACGAAGACGGACCGAACCCGATCGGCATGCCGGTCTTCGGTGCCGACCGGCAGGTCGCCGGCACCGTGGTCGATCTCTGGGTCGATCGCGGCGAATCCTTCGTGCGCTACTACGAGGTGGAACTTGGCACGGGCGGGCGCCGGGTGCTGATGCCGGTGACCTTCTGCACCACCGGCCGCTTCTCCCGCACGGTGAAGACCGAGGCGCTGCTGGCGGCGCAGTTCGCCGACATCCCCGGCATCAAGGATCCGGACTCCGTCACCCTGCTCGAGGAGGAACGGATCATGGCGTACTTCGGCGCCGGCACCCTCTACGCCTCGCCCGCCCGCCAAGAACCGATACTCTGA